The Prosthecobacter algae genome has a segment encoding these proteins:
- a CDS encoding glycosyltransferase: MIEWEKLLWLTSYIIVSAGLSAFGAHKVKVLYTYWKHRKNPPKALEEFAELPVVTIQLPIFNEADVLGQLVASISALDYPKDRLQIQFLDDSTDETSQACEQYAQAMRQQGFDVEYRHRSNRQGFKAGALDAAMATVKGEFICIFDADFEPEPDYLKQTIHHFTDPQVGIVQARWGHKNLDFSLLTRLQGILLDGHLMMEQTSRSRQGEFCNFNGTAGLWRRCVIDEAGGWKHDTLTEDLDLSYRAQMLGWRFIYLNDIIVPAELPPDMDGFKSQQHRWTKGSVQVCKKVLGKVWRSDEPFMKKVEATAHLTSNFANLLTLCTLVLLYPVDFLPVNSWQKAVFVDLPVFLFATVAVIAFYLTAQGAQRRLGWLQTIPYIPLFMALGIGMSINNGKAVIEALLGQESDFVRTPKYGVNSRAQAQASKKSFRYKAGKSLCLWIELALVGYFGHLFWMAVQKEQWGSLPFLALFLGGFLYVSLSSLMKRFSMATFTPPEPPSKGPSESEETEVVVA; the protein is encoded by the coding sequence ATGATCGAGTGGGAAAAGCTTCTCTGGTTAACCAGCTACATCATTGTTTCCGCCGGACTGTCCGCCTTTGGGGCGCACAAGGTTAAGGTTCTGTACACCTATTGGAAACATCGCAAAAACCCGCCCAAGGCTCTGGAGGAGTTCGCCGAACTGCCCGTGGTGACCATCCAGCTCCCCATCTTTAATGAGGCGGATGTCTTGGGCCAGCTCGTGGCCTCCATCAGCGCCCTGGATTATCCGAAAGACCGGCTGCAGATCCAGTTTCTCGACGACTCCACTGACGAAACGTCCCAAGCCTGCGAGCAATACGCTCAGGCCATGCGGCAGCAGGGCTTCGACGTGGAATACCGCCACCGCAGCAACCGCCAGGGCTTCAAAGCCGGAGCGCTGGATGCCGCCATGGCGACGGTCAAAGGCGAGTTCATCTGCATCTTCGATGCCGACTTTGAGCCGGAACCTGACTACCTGAAGCAGACCATCCACCACTTCACCGATCCCCAGGTGGGCATCGTACAGGCGCGATGGGGCCACAAAAACCTGGACTTCTCCCTGCTCACCCGCCTTCAGGGCATCCTGCTGGATGGACACCTGATGATGGAGCAGACCTCCCGCAGCCGGCAGGGTGAGTTTTGCAACTTCAACGGCACCGCCGGGCTCTGGCGCCGCTGCGTGATTGATGAAGCAGGCGGTTGGAAGCATGACACGCTGACGGAGGATCTGGACCTCAGCTACCGCGCGCAAATGCTCGGCTGGCGCTTCATTTACCTGAATGACATCATCGTCCCTGCGGAGTTGCCGCCGGACATGGATGGCTTCAAATCCCAGCAGCATCGCTGGACCAAGGGCTCCGTCCAAGTCTGCAAAAAGGTGCTGGGCAAGGTCTGGCGCAGCGATGAGCCCTTCATGAAAAAGGTGGAGGCCACCGCCCACCTGACCTCGAACTTCGCGAACTTGCTCACCCTCTGCACCCTGGTGCTGCTGTACCCAGTGGACTTTCTGCCGGTGAATTCCTGGCAGAAGGCGGTCTTTGTGGACCTGCCCGTGTTCCTCTTTGCCACGGTGGCTGTGATCGCCTTTTACCTCACTGCCCAGGGCGCACAGCGGCGTTTGGGCTGGCTACAGACCATCCCCTACATCCCGCTTTTCATGGCGCTAGGCATCGGGATGTCCATCAACAATGGCAAGGCTGTCATTGAGGCCCTGCTCGGCCAGGAGTCCGACTTTGTTCGCACACCGAAGTATGGGGTGAACAGCCGAGCCCAGGCGCAGGCCTCGAAGAAATCCTTCCGCTACAAGGCGGGCAAGTCCCTCTGCCTGTGGATCGAACTCGCACTGGTCGGATACTTTGGCCACCTTTTTTGGATGGCGGTGCAGAAGGAGCAGTGGGGTTCCCTGCCCTTCCTCGCCCTGTTCCTCGGCGGCTTCCTCTACGTTTCCCTCAGCTCCCTGATGAAGCGCTTTTCCATGGCCACCTTCACCCCGCCCGAGCCCCCCTCCAAAGGCCCAAGCGAGAGCGAAGAGACCGAAGTGGTGGTGGCCTAA
- a CDS encoding DUF1800 family protein, translated as MKGRLTLPAIALGLLFGVPALQGEFTSLGVLGNQDGNPEEFGDRIWGTNAAPGSAVALDNDFYFAGTYPAPIGTVASSEPWTNLERSLGPGNPLTRIHFNLGANQATPTLRLRFVFHHVWGYWEEPGYGAHELEVRLNGTVLKTEMVTASGTVVVEVDAGSFTPVVGENILQVARIGGAADGWVQFDALRLEIHPTALVDEDDDDLPRWWEEDHGLSDALAADAAGNPDGDGLSNLQEFALKTDPRVADTDGDGLKDGREVELGSHPLRADTDGDTLSDGEETSATPPTNPLLADTDNDGAPDAWEVRTGFNPALASSTPPAWSGSIGLNFVSELNPENALAALAVTGFAPQMNWNSTIPLTSWNSSTGNQEAVASPVAGVLVNSAGAPTGTTMSWSSSSSFWASGQGGSSTGKLFDGFLSVNNDTGGTLTFGHVPYATYDVIVYVGSVYDGAKGRLRLNDSAGSDRWFVTSSTAPETRFIQPLVSSESVPWRGNTIRFRNVTGSVFNLKLFRTSWYEVGIHGVQIVDATANADNDGLPTWWELANRLNPVLNDAGGDLDGDDLDNLGEWTRQTDPHVADTDGDGLTDKVETGTGLWVNATDTGSNPLIADTDGDGLADGAEVQNLPWPTNPNLADSDYDGRSDPEEIRQGTHPLEADAANGQMPIVTTSPRNFIWVVDNVQLLWDHTRGHLADMPWGDNQLMNFRLANAANPGRDAFQVALRVKGGRVSYFLYSSFENGFSHPDNDGWDIWDADWTETPTDHKAALGFSGHGSVDISDRLRFQILGNSTGSQTNWSFTFSLINQDTGATVISRSFTGCRLATNVHNNAVNWQDFRDPPNANRLEITRHDGVQMFFQSTPLEDTPAFAVYKDSDEDGMPDGWEDLHTLNKNNAADAGVDSDLDGLTNLREYLVGTMPRDRDSDDDGAPDGLEVQGGSHPLQAGSLPPFYHGAPGLPAMEDFNGNGMSDPWEHWAGGGILPRHLDADQDGLTNGDEAAAGTDPFDANSRFWSAVDHVGADVTVRWPALLHKTGRVWQSNNLADWAAAAGAPVPDGGAFQQTFANVLQNPVNTFYRLALEDVDRDGDGVSDWTEVNVLGSDPMVASSVRPPVYTDLNADGVPDAEVGGDLVSLLEQFGQGSGSANGGNPAIMRSQASRFLMQAAFGPTLEDIQRVQTLGYAGWIEEQVAKPSTLHATYIKGIYDDMLGQRSQSNFNRGGEIEAPFLFGNNMMTAFARASIQGEDQLRQRVAFALSQILVTSRRDANLESRCLGMADYYDLLVRHAFGNYHDLLMEVTMHPVMGRYLSHVGNQKADPSINRYPDENYAREIMQLFTIGLWELNPDGTQKLNGQGQPIPTYSNAEITQLARVMTGFWFGGHNWGGGGWTEQDLATPMTLRGEYHDFGKKTLLGGYVIPARAATDENAERDVRDAVRHLFEHPNTPVFIGRQLIQFLVMDNPSPAYVQRIAAVFTDNGEGVRGDLKAVVKAILLDEEPRDPRITGRASYGRLKEPVIRTMALARAFGLKEVPDLLWWDWGDFFNASRQEPTYSPSVFNFYRPDYRAPGLLTQNNLAGPVFQITDSFSSISFPNRLWQIMVQGFSQWETYRFPLDLSREKALAATPAHLVDHLNLLFCAGQMRPATRMLILGAINQIPAEQADARAQVAAYLAIVCPEGAVMK; from the coding sequence ATGAAAGGTCGTTTGACTCTCCCTGCTATCGCCCTGGGCCTGCTCTTCGGGGTGCCTGCTTTGCAGGGTGAGTTCACTTCTCTGGGAGTGTTGGGAAACCAGGATGGCAATCCGGAGGAGTTTGGCGATCGCATCTGGGGAACCAATGCGGCCCCGGGCAGTGCGGTTGCCTTGGACAATGATTTTTACTTTGCGGGGACTTATCCCGCGCCCATCGGCACGGTTGCCTCTTCGGAGCCATGGACGAATCTGGAGCGTTCCCTCGGTCCGGGCAATCCGCTCACCCGGATTCATTTTAACCTCGGGGCCAACCAAGCCACGCCAACACTGCGGCTGCGTTTTGTTTTCCACCATGTCTGGGGATACTGGGAGGAGCCCGGCTACGGGGCCCATGAACTGGAGGTGCGGCTGAATGGCACCGTGCTGAAAACGGAGATGGTGACCGCCAGCGGCACCGTGGTGGTGGAGGTGGATGCGGGCAGCTTTACCCCAGTTGTTGGCGAGAACATCCTGCAAGTGGCCCGCATCGGTGGTGCGGCAGACGGCTGGGTGCAGTTTGATGCGCTGAGGCTGGAGATCCACCCCACCGCGCTGGTGGATGAGGATGACGATGATCTGCCACGCTGGTGGGAGGAAGATCATGGGCTCAGCGATGCGCTGGCTGCGGACGCTGCCGGAAATCCGGATGGGGATGGCCTGAGCAACCTGCAAGAGTTTGCCCTGAAAACGGACCCGCGTGTGGCCGATACGGATGGCGATGGGCTGAAGGATGGCCGTGAGGTGGAACTGGGCAGCCACCCCCTGCGGGCAGATACGGATGGTGATACCCTGAGCGATGGCGAAGAAACCTCCGCTACCCCGCCCACGAATCCCCTGCTGGCCGATACGGACAATGATGGTGCGCCTGATGCGTGGGAGGTGAGGACCGGGTTCAATCCCGCCCTGGCGAGCAGCACCCCACCGGCCTGGAGTGGTAGCATCGGACTGAATTTTGTTTCCGAGCTGAATCCAGAGAATGCCCTCGCGGCGCTGGCCGTCACTGGTTTTGCCCCGCAGATGAACTGGAACAGCACGATTCCGCTCACCAGTTGGAACTCCTCTACGGGCAACCAGGAGGCCGTGGCGAGCCCTGTGGCCGGGGTGCTGGTGAACAGTGCAGGCGCTCCCACTGGCACGACGATGAGCTGGAGCTCGAGCTCCAGTTTTTGGGCCAGCGGCCAGGGTGGCAGTTCCACGGGCAAGCTGTTCGACGGCTTTTTAAGCGTGAACAATGACACTGGCGGCACCCTCACTTTTGGCCACGTGCCCTATGCCACTTATGACGTGATCGTCTATGTGGGTTCCGTGTATGATGGTGCCAAAGGGCGGCTGCGGCTGAATGACAGTGCAGGCAGCGACCGCTGGTTTGTCACCTCCAGCACGGCCCCGGAGACGCGTTTTATCCAGCCGCTGGTTTCCAGTGAGAGTGTTCCGTGGCGAGGCAATACGATCCGGTTTCGCAACGTCACTGGCAGCGTTTTTAACCTGAAACTCTTCCGCACTAGCTGGTATGAGGTAGGCATTCATGGCGTGCAGATCGTGGACGCAACTGCGAATGCCGACAACGATGGTCTGCCCACGTGGTGGGAGCTGGCGAACCGGCTGAACCCGGTGCTCAACGATGCGGGTGGGGATCTGGATGGCGATGACCTGGACAATCTGGGCGAATGGACCCGGCAGACGGACCCACATGTGGCAGACACGGACGGGGATGGGCTCACGGACAAGGTGGAAACGGGCACAGGCCTGTGGGTGAATGCGACGGATACGGGATCGAACCCGCTGATCGCGGATACGGATGGCGACGGGCTGGCTGATGGAGCGGAGGTGCAAAACCTGCCATGGCCTACCAATCCGAATTTGGCCGACAGCGATTACGATGGGCGCAGCGACCCGGAAGAGATCCGCCAAGGCACGCATCCGCTGGAGGCCGATGCCGCCAATGGGCAGATGCCCATCGTCACCACCTCGCCCCGTAATTTCATCTGGGTGGTGGACAATGTGCAGCTCCTCTGGGATCACACCCGGGGGCATCTGGCGGACATGCCCTGGGGGGACAACCAGCTCATGAATTTCCGGCTGGCCAATGCTGCCAATCCGGGCCGTGATGCCTTCCAGGTGGCGCTGCGGGTGAAGGGCGGCCGGGTTTCCTATTTTCTGTATTCCAGTTTTGAGAACGGCTTCAGCCACCCTGACAACGATGGCTGGGACATCTGGGACGCGGACTGGACTGAGACACCGACGGATCACAAAGCCGCGCTAGGGTTCAGCGGGCATGGTAGTGTGGACATCTCTGATAGGCTGCGTTTTCAGATCCTCGGCAACAGCACGGGTTCGCAGACGAATTGGTCCTTCACCTTCAGCCTGATCAATCAGGACACGGGCGCCACGGTGATCAGCCGCAGCTTCACAGGTTGCCGCCTCGCCACGAACGTGCATAACAATGCGGTGAACTGGCAGGACTTCCGCGATCCGCCGAATGCCAACCGGCTGGAAATCACCCGCCACGACGGGGTGCAGATGTTTTTCCAAAGCACGCCGCTGGAGGACACGCCAGCCTTTGCCGTCTACAAGGATAGCGATGAAGATGGTATGCCGGATGGGTGGGAGGACCTGCACACGCTGAATAAAAACAATGCCGCCGATGCCGGGGTGGACAGCGATCTGGATGGCCTGACCAATCTCCGTGAATATCTGGTGGGTACAATGCCCCGGGATCGCGACAGCGATGACGATGGCGCACCCGATGGACTGGAAGTGCAGGGCGGCAGCCATCCTCTCCAAGCGGGCAGCCTGCCGCCCTTCTACCACGGCGCTCCGGGTTTGCCAGCCATGGAAGATTTTAATGGCAATGGCATGTCAGATCCCTGGGAGCACTGGGCCGGCGGCGGAATTCTGCCCCGGCATCTGGATGCGGACCAGGATGGCCTAACCAATGGTGATGAAGCTGCGGCGGGTACGGATCCTTTCGATGCGAACTCGCGCTTCTGGTCCGCTGTGGATCATGTGGGTGCGGATGTAACGGTCCGCTGGCCAGCGCTGCTTCATAAAACGGGCCGTGTCTGGCAGTCGAACAACCTGGCCGACTGGGCGGCTGCGGCCGGTGCGCCGGTGCCGGATGGGGGTGCCTTTCAGCAGACCTTTGCCAACGTGCTGCAAAATCCGGTCAACACCTTCTACCGGCTGGCCTTGGAGGATGTGGACAGGGATGGGGATGGCGTCAGCGATTGGACGGAGGTGAACGTGCTGGGCTCTGACCCGATGGTGGCCAGCAGTGTGCGGCCACCCGTCTATACGGACCTCAATGCCGACGGTGTGCCCGATGCGGAGGTGGGGGGAGATCTGGTGAGCCTCCTTGAGCAGTTTGGCCAGGGCAGCGGCAGTGCGAATGGAGGCAATCCGGCCATCATGAGATCCCAGGCCTCGCGCTTCCTCATGCAGGCGGCCTTTGGCCCGACCCTTGAAGACATTCAGCGTGTGCAAACTCTTGGTTATGCTGGCTGGATCGAGGAGCAGGTGGCCAAGCCATCCACCCTGCACGCCACTTACATCAAGGGCATCTACGACGACATGCTGGGGCAGCGTTCGCAGAGCAACTTCAACCGTGGAGGGGAGATCGAAGCGCCTTTCCTCTTCGGCAACAACATGATGACGGCCTTTGCCCGGGCGAGCATCCAGGGGGAGGACCAGTTGCGCCAGCGCGTGGCCTTTGCCCTCAGTCAGATCCTGGTCACCTCCCGCCGGGATGCGAATCTAGAAAGCCGTTGCCTGGGCATGGCTGACTACTACGATCTCCTGGTGCGGCATGCCTTTGGCAACTACCACGACCTGCTGATGGAGGTGACGATGCACCCGGTGATGGGCCGGTACCTGAGCCATGTGGGCAACCAAAAGGCGGACCCTTCCATCAACCGTTACCCGGATGAGAACTATGCGCGTGAGATCATGCAGCTCTTCACCATCGGGCTGTGGGAGCTGAACCCTGACGGCACGCAGAAGCTGAACGGGCAAGGGCAGCCGATCCCCACGTACAGCAATGCGGAGATCACCCAGCTCGCCCGTGTGATGACAGGCTTTTGGTTCGGCGGGCACAACTGGGGCGGCGGCGGATGGACGGAGCAGGACCTGGCCACGCCGATGACCCTGCGTGGCGAATACCATGACTTTGGCAAGAAAACTTTGTTAGGCGGCTACGTCATCCCGGCACGGGCGGCAACGGACGAGAATGCGGAGCGCGATGTGCGGGATGCGGTGCGGCATTTGTTTGAGCATCCGAACACGCCGGTCTTCATCGGGCGACAGCTCATCCAGTTTCTGGTCATGGACAATCCCAGCCCGGCCTATGTGCAACGGATTGCGGCTGTGTTTACCGACAATGGCGAGGGCGTGCGGGGAGATCTGAAGGCGGTGGTGAAGGCGATCCTTCTGGATGAAGAGCCCCGTGATCCTCGCATCACGGGGCGAGCTTCCTACGGTCGGCTGAAGGAGCCGGTGATCCGCACCATGGCGCTGGCCCGCGCCTTTGGCCTGAAAGAGGTGCCGGATCTGCTGTGGTGGGACTGGGGTGATTTCTTCAATGCCAGCCGCCAGGAACCCACCTACTCGCCGAGTGTCTTTAACTTCTACCGGCCTGACTACCGTGCGCCAGGATTGCTCACGCAAAACAATCTGGCAGGCCCCGTGTTTCAGATCACCGACAGCTTCAGCTCCATCTCCTTTCCGAATCGGCTGTGGCAGATCATGGTGCAGGGTTTTTCCCAGTGGGAGACCTACCGGTTTCCTCTGGATCTCTCCCGTGAAAAAGCTCTGGCCGCGACTCCGGCGCACCTGGTGGATCATCTGAACCTGCTGTTCTGCGCCGGGCAGATGCGGCCCGCCACCCGGATGCTCATCCTGGGAGCCATCAACCAGATTCCCGCTGAACAGGCCGATGCCCGTGCGCAGGTGGCAGCCTATCTGGCCATCGTCTGCCCGGAAGGTGCGGTGATGAAGTAA
- a CDS encoding DUF1501 domain-containing protein, whose product MKPSTSTRRRFIGQSACSALGSVSVLNTLLNLKLAGNAAAQGAPTDHRTLVCLFLHGGNDSYNWLVPRDSARHAVYAETRDHLALGTAELRPLNQDGGDGQLYGIHPSCPGLQELFNGLGGDTAKRRAAFISNVGTLIQPVTKAQYLAETMPLPRALYSHSDQIDQWQTSVPQGMTQLAGWAGRAADVLHSVVNADSISMNISLAGNSLWQVGNSTTQFVVTDSGALTFTGSDIGEALHPMRLKNAAHRSMIEQSYSNLMQQSYARLTKTSIELQEFFLQQFNGYDDSAISGLFPSGNWVAQQFRAAAKMIALRDSLGLHRQTLYLSFGGWDHHGELLETQAEMLTMMDEALTAFQRALDQLSLQDSVITYTASDFGRTLRSNGRGTDHAWGANALVMGGPIRGGRIYGTFPDLTLESNDDTGYGGRTIPTTSVDSLFAEMLRWFGVSAADMDYVLPNIANFYNVNSSSLPIGFLKNGTWS is encoded by the coding sequence ATGAAGCCTTCAACCTCCACCCGCCGCCGTTTCATCGGACAATCTGCCTGTTCGGCGCTGGGCAGCGTCTCGGTGCTGAACACGCTGCTGAACCTGAAGCTGGCGGGGAATGCAGCCGCGCAGGGGGCACCGACGGATCACCGGACGCTGGTGTGCCTGTTTTTGCATGGGGGGAATGATTCCTACAATTGGTTAGTCCCTCGGGACAGTGCACGGCACGCGGTCTATGCGGAGACGCGGGATCATCTGGCACTGGGCACTGCGGAGCTGCGGCCTCTGAACCAGGATGGCGGGGACGGGCAGCTCTATGGCATCCATCCGAGCTGCCCTGGCCTGCAGGAGCTGTTCAATGGTCTGGGCGGGGATACGGCGAAGCGGCGTGCGGCCTTCATTTCCAATGTGGGCACTTTGATCCAGCCGGTGACAAAGGCGCAATACCTGGCCGAGACCATGCCGCTGCCACGTGCCCTGTATTCGCACAGCGACCAGATCGACCAATGGCAGACGTCCGTGCCGCAGGGCATGACGCAGCTAGCGGGCTGGGCCGGGCGGGCGGCGGATGTGCTGCACAGTGTGGTGAATGCGGACAGCATCTCGATGAACATTTCGCTGGCGGGCAACAGCCTCTGGCAGGTGGGCAACAGCACCACGCAGTTTGTGGTGACTGACAGCGGGGCGCTGACTTTCACGGGCAGTGACATCGGGGAGGCGCTGCATCCGATGCGGCTGAAGAATGCGGCGCACCGGAGCATGATCGAGCAGTCTTACTCGAACCTGATGCAGCAGTCCTATGCCCGGCTGACCAAGACGAGCATCGAGCTCCAGGAGTTCTTTTTGCAGCAGTTCAACGGCTATGATGACAGCGCCATCAGCGGCCTGTTTCCCTCGGGCAACTGGGTGGCGCAGCAGTTTCGTGCGGCGGCTAAGATGATCGCGCTGCGCGATAGCCTTGGGCTGCATCGGCAGACCTTGTACCTGAGCTTTGGCGGTTGGGACCATCATGGTGAACTGCTGGAGACGCAGGCCGAGATGCTGACGATGATGGACGAGGCCCTGACGGCTTTTCAACGGGCGCTGGACCAACTGAGCCTACAGGACAGTGTGATCACGTACACGGCCTCGGACTTTGGCCGGACGCTGCGGAGCAACGGCCGAGGCACAGACCATGCCTGGGGGGCGAATGCGCTGGTGATGGGCGGGCCGATACGCGGCGGGCGCATCTATGGGACATTCCCGGACCTGACTCTGGAAAGCAACGATGACACGGGCTACGGTGGCCGGACGATTCCTACGACTTCGGTGGACTCACTCTTTGCCGAGATGCTTCGCTGGTTTGGCGTGTCGGCGGCGGACATGGATTATGTGCTGCCGAACATCGCGAATTTTTATAACGTGAACTCGAGTTCGCTGCCGATCGGGTTTTTGAAGAACGGCACGTGGAGTTGA